The Deltaproteobacteria bacterium nucleotide sequence ATAAGGCGGTTCAAATGAACGCCCGACGTCGCCCTGGCGTTCATGTCGAGCTCGGGAAACGTCCAGCCCAGTTGTCCGGCCCGGTCCACCAGATCGAGCAGATGTATGATCCCATCGGCCGTGGGGTTCAACGCGAGTTTTTGTCTCTCCGTCTCATAAGTGGCCAGGAAGAGCCTCTTTTTTCTCAGCAGCAGCGGATCGCCCTCCCCGGACGCGCTCACAGGCTTGGGATCCACGATCCTGACGGCAGGTTCCGACTTCGAGTAGGCAAAGTTCATGCGGATTTTGCCCGCCTCGCATGGGGGTTGCCCGTCTTCGGGATCGAACCCGATGGTGATTTGCCCTTTTCCGTCCGGAGAAACCGTTGCTTTCTTCTTTTGGCCGCCGCACTCCTTGATCTGACTGAAGGCCGCGGAATCGGGGTCCAGCAGGGTCTCCTTCCGACTGCAGTTCTCATCGGGAGGCTCGATCCGCTGCACCCAGCCGGCCTCCCTGCGAGACGAGGCGCAGTCACCCGCATGCTCGCTTTCCCTTTCCGTGTCCGGCAGGATGATCGTGGATCCGAAACCGGAATAAACGACCAGAGTTCCATCGGGAAGGCTTACTGTAACCAGTCCTCCCTCGTCGCGGATGCCGAACTCGGTCATGGTTCGAGGATGCAGCGAGTTGTCATCCCGGTCGGACACCGTACCGTCCGGACTTCCCAATGCTTTAACGAGGCCCACCGGGAGTTCTTGCGATGGATTCGGCGTCTGGGAACCATCGGGAAGGTCTTGGATCGAATAGAGTTCCCATTCTCCGCAGGGGAAGGTCAATAGGGCATGTTTTTTCGGGTGGTATAACCAGGAACGACCATCCGCAAAAAAGATGCGACGTTCCAACAAACGGCCGTCTTTTGGAATCTGATCGGCTGCGGACACTGCGAGATTCGGGTCCACCTCGATCCTGTCGTAATTGGAACCATCCAGCACCAGGATGTAGCCTCTGCCGCTTTCATAGTCCAACACCCATCGATCCGGCGCCGGAGGGGAGCCGTGATACACGAGCAGGCGACCGCCGGTAGGTATGCCGCCGACGGAAGCGAACCGCTCGTTCCCCACGGCCCGGATTTCATAGGCGCCCGCATAATCCGTGAAATCCGCCCGAAGACGGCTTTGCTCCGGGTTGTACGTATACGTGTAGTTCCGTTTTGCGGACTCATCGCGCCATTTGGCTTCCAACAACAATCCCTGGATCTCGTCGGCCGTCCTGCAGGGCGCCGGAACATCGGAAATCTCCACCTTGCGCATCGGAATGAAAGGACCGTATCCAATGGGTTCGGTTATGCGCGCGGTTTGGAAGATCCGGTTGTCCTCCAATAGGATAAAACCCCCGTCCGCGTTCCGGGGGCGTTGGAAGTCGACCTCCCGACCGGAAGTATCCCGATAGATCATAACCCCCGGTGCGCTTGTCACTCCAGAGAGGGCCCTCAAGCGTTCGTAAAAATCGAGCAAGTCTTCGGGCAGAGTGGGTGGATATAGAACGTCTCGAAACTGCGTGGGGACGTCCCAGGTTCCTGCGCGCCAGTAGTAAACCTCTCGCAGCCCCCCGGCGCAACGGGAATGCCCCTCCGGGAAGTTGGTTTCCAGGAACCAGGTATGTTTGTTTTCAGAGGGGTCGAGGTACCGGTGCAGCATGATGGAGCCGCCTTCGTTGTCCACACTGCGAACACTGTCGATCAATTCCCCTCTCTGAGCGATGGCGGAGCCTTGCACCAGGGTCGGCGGCTGGATCAGGGCGGCCCGCGCGGCCAGGATCGCGAGTCGTACCTCGGGGTCCTGAGTTGTTTCCGCTTCGGATTTTAGGAGATCCGTAAGCACTTGCGTGAACGCCTCCGAAGCAGGACGGGTCACGTTCAGGGCGGGGAGAACCTGGAGGGACGCCACCAGCAGCTCCATCGCCTCATCAAAACCCGTGAATGCGGCGGCGGGCAGCAGTTCACCGGCCCTGCCCCGCGGAGAAAGGCTCTGTTGGGGATACAAGGCCAACACCGCGGAGGTGATAATATTCGACAACGCGGCAAGGCTGATCCGATCTACTCCGACGGCGCCTTCCAGAGCCCCGAGCATCGCCGAGATCATGGCCAAAGTCGGACCCGCGTCTACGGCGGCGGGGAGAATCGCCGGCCCATCCCGGAAGGAACCTGCATACGCCACGGTAGTCGGAGTATCCAGCGGTTCGCTTCCATGAAGTTGTCGCAGAATGTCTACAATTCCCTTCGCGGAATGGATCAGTCTTTTGGGGTAAATCACTTCGCCCGTTCCTGCCTGGGCCATATCCAAGGCCAGGGCCATCATGGTCAGCCCTGCGATCACGTCTCGGTGTAACGGAAGCCTTCGGATCTCGTTCACTACCTGTCGGCTTCCTTCGAGCCAAGTCCGGATGTCGCCCGGGTCTTCCCCGGCGACCGGGATGAGTCCTCGAACCACGGCGCCCACTGCGTCCACAATCAAAGGCGCGGTCGGATCCGGGGTTAGCGCGGCGGCCTCCCGGATCTTGGGCATAAGCGCATCCGTCAGCTCGAGAACTCGACGGATAGGTGGACCGGAGGAGTCGACGGACGCAAAAGCGTCTCTGAACTCGACCAGGGAATCCACAACCTGTTCGTCGACGGAGCCCGGCTGCAGCGTATTCAAAGCCACGGCCGACTCGAGAACCGTGGAAGCAGCCCACTCGAAGACCTCGACCTCCGTAATCCGGGTTTCTTCTCCCGCCAGGCTCGATCCCAACACAACGCCTCGAAGACCTTGGCGCGCCACACGCAACAGGGCTTTGACCTCCGCATCATAGGGACCGTAATCCAGGCGGCCGCCGCAGGTGGTTTGAGAGTTGCCGTCAATGAGCCAGTCCAACAACGGCAACGCGACGCGAGGGATGACTTCCTCGGGAGGGAGGGCTCCGGTCAAGAACTCCGGATCGTTGATTCTCGAAAAAAGCGCCCGGGATATCGACAGGACGGAGTAGACATCCCTGCCGGGAAAACCGGGCGCTTCGAAGAGTGGTTCCAGAATGGCGATATCTTCGCAAACGATACCCAGCAGCCGGTCAAAGAGGTCCACCAGGTTGGCCAGGTTTACATCGCCCTGCCCGGTGCGGAGAGAACTCCCCACGTCCACGGACACTTCCGCGATGGCCAACGCAAGAGGCAGGGCGTCGAATTCGGGCGATCCCTTGATTTCCGGTAGTTCCTGAAAGAGCTTCGCCGCAGTGACCACGTCCCTTGCCAGAAGCCACGCCTCCGTCTCGCTGATGGCGCCCCGCTCGACAAGAGCGCGGGCCGCTCTCACGATCGCATGGGTGATCGAAAGAGCCAGCTTCACCTTCTGATCGGTGACCGCGTTCCCCGTCTTCATCGCCTCCAAGATGGGGATGGCCACATCTATAGCCTGCAGAAGGACTTGCGCGACCTCCTCCGGCTCCATATCGTCGAACTCGACCCCCAGATTCGCCGCTACGAGCAGAATGTCCGCGATCTCGAGGGCTACGTAGGGCGGATCCCGAGAGGGATCTTCCGCATTGGAAGGATCGTAAAACGGCCTCTGCAGATAAATGGCCTTTAGGAGATCCACCGTGGAGGCGGATAGAGTCAGCCCGTTGCCGACCACGTTTCGGATCTCTTCCGCGCTCAGCGAAGCGGCGCCGCCTCCCGACGCCGCGGCGCCGGCCAGCGCCAGAACCGTGGTGACTACGGAACTCGTGAAGGCCACCGCGTCCGACGCCACGTGAATCACTTCCGCTCCCAGCCCCTCCGCTCCCGTGGTTATCTCCACCACGGCCCCTCCAAGACGGGCCACCGTTTCCATTCCGTGCAATCCTGCAAGCACGCCCCGGAGAATATCCACGCCGCCGCCCACGCCGATCTTCTCGTAGGTGCGTAATTGGCTCTGAGCGTTTCTCCGCTGGCCCGCTTCAGCCACTCCGTTGATGGACAGGGCGTTCAAAATGTGTATCCGGCCTTCCCCGACAAAGGCCTTGAACGGTGAGTGCTCTTCACGCGCTTCTTCGTGAGAGTCGTATGGCCGCGCCGCGTCGGAGGGTCGGGGAGGAAACCGATTTTCTACGACGGTGTCGGGCGCTCCGAACGTGTTGACAAATTTGAGCCTGGCATCAATAAGCACCGCGCCCGTCGAGTCGGCAAACACGGGCGTTGGCCTTCCATTCTCGTCCACGGCGGTGGGTTCCACAAAGGGCAAGCGCGCCCCCATGGCCGTGTGGCAAATGCGTACTCTTCGAGAACCGAACAGGTTGAAGAGGATTCCGCCTTCCAGTTTTACCAGCCACAGGGGCGTGGGAGGCTCGGTCTTTTCGGGTGGAACGTGGCTGCCCACGTAGCGCCTCACTTCGATCTCATCGCTTCCCGGTTCAAAGGGGATTCCCAAAAAGAGGATGCCTCCGGCGGCGGAAGGGGACACGGACACGTGATCGATCCGGCCGTTGGGAAGGATCTCCAAAGAAACGGTAAAGGGATGGCCGCCGTCCCGGCGCGTGAACTCGACGCCGCCGAACTCGTCGCTCACATCGAGGTCCATATCCGCATCGGTGAGCAAAATCCGGTCGTGAGCGAACACCATGGGTCTTCGGATCGGCACAAGGTGTGGGGGAAGGGATTTTGGATCCGATCCAGGTCTCAGTGAAGGCTTATCGATGCCTTTTCCAGGCCTTCGGAACTTACTTGCCGGAAACAGTCGCATTTTCCAATAGTCCAGCTTCCAGCCCTCCGCCAGGTCCGGTGGGCGAAGCCCGTCCGCCGCAACCATCACCTCCGCCTGGTGGGTCAGGGTTCCGTCAAAAGGAATTTCGACCCGAGCGGGATAAGGAATCAGGAGGCGGCCTTGCACCAGGCTCGAGGTCATGGCCGACCGCCGAAAGTGAATGTGCACGCCGTCCAACTCAGCCGTGAACTCCCCGATTTTTCGATACCTGGGATCTTTAGTCACGAGCCACTGCCCGCTTGTTCCGGATGACTCCAGAACGAACGCGCCTCCCTGCAGCGGCAAAACGATACCGGGAAATACATCGAGCCAACGCCCCGGACCCACATGCCGGGACGGTACGTCTTTTCCCGGGATTTCCGGGCGCTCCGGGCTTACGCGCCCTTTTTCCCACGGCCAGACGGGTTTTTGTCCTTTGACGATCGTCGATGGGACCCGGGATCCTCCCGAAGCATCGGACTCTCGCCTCGATGCCGGTGGAGGCGGGGCTTCCGCCCAAGGAACGACGAGGGACCCGCCGGACAGAATCAGCCCATGATGGAGGTCCATCAGACGATTTTCGAGACTGGTTTGCCAGGATTGAATCTCCTCTCGGTCTTGAGGCCAAACGGGGACTTTGATGGGAGGAGGCGTCCGTCGAGGGAGGCCGAGCTCAAGAATTGCCGGGATTTTCAAGCGAGCCTTGCCCGGGCGATAAGTAAAGCCTCCCAAGCGGATATCGGGCAGATCTCGAGTGATCTCTTCCGTCTCAAATCCGGAAGAAGGGTCCTGATTCCGCCTCAAATGGCGAAAATACACGGGTGGGGCCCGGTAGTCGTTCGGCAAAACCAGGTAACCTGCCAGGTCCAGGCTCGATACGGCGCCGTCGATCAATCCAAACAGCCCTCCTTCGAGACGGAGAGAAAAGCCCATGGGAGAGAGGAGGCGAACCGTGCTTTCCACCGCCTTTCCGAAGGCGGCGCCGGCCTCGTCTGCGGTCACCACTTTCAGTTTCTCGGAATCGATCAGGCCCCGGCTGTTTATGGTAAGTGTGGTGAAGCGGCCATACAGAAACGCGGTATCCAGGTTTTCCACGTGGAAAAGGTCCCGGTCCGGTTTGGAAGGCGAGGACGGGCGAATTCGAGTACGAAGAACGCCGTTCGCCAGTGCAATGCCCACCCAAGAGGCGTCTCGGAACACTTTTGGACTGCCTGACCGGAGCGAAGCGTCCAGGATGATCCGAGCGCCGGCAAGATCCAGATCGATGTCTCCCAGCCGGATGGGACGGCGTGAATGTTCGAGACGTTTTTCCGCGATGAATTCCCCGCCTTCGGAAACAACTACATCCTTGAAAACCACCGGGGGATAGGCCTCCCCGGGGCCTGTTTCAAAGCGGTATTCCAAATCCGCGACAGCGTGCTGCGGACCCAGGAAGAGAGACCGCAGCAGGATCTTACGTCCGAACAGGTCGAGAGGATGCCCTTCACCGGATTTCAGCCTTGCCTTGCCGGCCGTCACGGAAGGGTTCGCTGACCTGGTCTCCGGCACGCGGACGTTCTCGAATTCCACCATAAGTTGACCCTGGCTATTGTCGCCTTTCCAAACCGTTTTGGCGACTCCGGCAAGCCCTGGGCCGGCGTTAACCTCGTATTTCACCACGTCCAACACAAATCCGGCCATCTCGAAATGAGCAGGCAAGGGGGATCGGATGGATGCGCGCACACCTAGGGACGGCGAAATCCCCATAAACGTGACTTGATAATCTCCTTCACCGGGAATCCGCCAGGGGCTGCTCTCGATGACTCCGGCGGCGCCCGGTTCCAAAACCACGGGATCGCTCGTCCATACGAGCGTGCGCTTGCCTTTCGGATCTACCCGATATGCCAGAAAATAGAGCGGAGCGCCGGCGGGAAGCACCGGAGAACGGCGGAAACGTGTTTCGAATTCATGCAGCAGTTGTTCAAACCGTTTCCGATTCTTTTGACAACTATCCGGTGACGAAATAACCGCCCTTCCGGTTCGTCCGGCGGACTCGCGCATGAGTGCGGGCGGCGGAGGGACATCCACTACCAGGTCGCGGCCTTCCGACCCCCGGAATTCGACTTTGGGACGCTTTTGCTTTATCTCCTGACCACTTGCACAGTCCTTAACCATGGATTCCAGTTCTTGGAACTCCTCGGGAGGAACACCGAGTTCGTTCAGGAGCCCATCCCGAAGGTCCTTATGATTCTGCAAATACCCGTCCGCGAGGCCCCCGTCCTTGACTCGAGCGGAGAACGTCACTGTATCGCCTGGAGACAAATCTCGAGTAAAACGACCGTCTATGATGTGAAGCATGGATTGATCCATGCGCGCGGACTGGATTCGCGCATAGGCGAGGGATCGGGCTTTCAGGTCGGCTAACTCGCCCTGCAGGTCGGAAGGGTCCCGCAGCGGGGAGTCTGCTCGCCCGTCCGGACCGGGAAGGTCTTTGCTTCGGGTGATGAACGTGTCAGGAGAGCGGGAGGCCTTTGGTGCGGGTGTGCGGCCTCCAATTCCCTCGGCCCGCGTGGGCGCCGCGCATAAGAGAATCGAAAGCATGGCGGCGAAAACCAGAGCTGAACCCGAAACCACGCGAATTCGCGCGCCAATGAGCTTCAGATACTCGTCAGGCGGGAGCATCATCCATCTCCGTTGGGTTCAGGCTCAGGAGTTCTCGTTATCCACGAAAGAATCGCCCCTCGTTGGCGCCGGGTTCCCCGGTGGCGTTGGAGCATTACCCTGCTGTGTATAATAGTGGACATCACGTGGTTGAATCAAGCCGGTTCAATTCGCGTTCCGTGGAGGAAGCTCCGAGTTTCAAAAGAGCCGGTTGGCGTGTAATATTGACAGGAAACGAACATCCGAGCTCCGGCAGAGGTTGGATTTGATTGTACCGAGATGATATGGTTCTCATAAACTTGGGAAGATTTGGGTTCCCGTATGTTCAGGATTAATGCGCCCTGGATCGATTCGACAAAGGAGGACGTGCAATGAGCAGATCCGGAGACAACCTTTTGGCGGCTTTTGAAGGGGAATCACAAGCAAGCGCCCGATACCTTGCGTTCGCCGAAACAGCGGATGCGGAGGGCTACCCCGGAACGGCCAAGTTATTCAGAGCCGCGGCCCGGGCGGAACTCGTCCATGCCCGAAACCACCTCAAAGCCGCCAGGAGGATCGGCGGAACTCTGGACAACGTCAGGGCCGCCATCGAAGGCGAGACCCATGAGTTCAAGGAAATGTATCCCGACATGGTAAAAGACGCTGTTGAAGAGGGTGACACGGAAGCGAGGCACAGTTTCGAGTTCGCCATGTCCATCGAGATGGTCCACGCCAAACTGTTCAAGAAAGCATTGGAGAATCCGGCAGCCAATCCGGATGCCGTATATTACGTCTGTCCCCTGTGCGGACATACCGTTCTGAACGAACCTCCGAAGAAATGCCCCTATTGCGGTGTGGACAGCGCCAAGTTCATGGAGATCCCGTGAGTTCCTCAGCCGCCGGAAGAGTCGCCAAAGGATATCGGGCCGGACAAAGCAGTTGAGAAGAATGTTCGAACAGGATTTCGGGAACATGGACGTGGCGATGGCCAAGCGGTTGTTCACCCACTATGAGCGGTCTCTCATCATTCCGACGCCCGTCATGTCAGAGGCCGTCATGCGGGAAAACATCGAGGAGTTCAATCAGATATTCGGCTTTCGCACCGAAGTTCGAGAAGGCACTCTCGGCATTCTGGACAGGACATGGGAAGCTGCGAAAAACGACTTCCTGGGCAAGGACACCTTGGTCTCGAAGACAACGTGATGGTTCGTTTCGTCCAGCAGGACAGGGAATCAGGAATCCGTCGAGGCCTCCCTCGATGTCCCGAACAGGTGCTGCTCTATCTCGACCTTGTACCTGCAACGGCTTTTTTGAAAGGGGACGCCCGCATAGATTCCGTTTTCCGCCAGAGCGTGATCGAACAGAGCCATAAACAGTTCTTCGTACAGGTCGTGCGTCCAGGCTACGCCGTTCCGGGCCAGGTATTTCAACACCCGGGTGTGCAGCCGCACGGCTCGCTCGTGAACACGGCGGAGCTTGGGATCCCAGGTCGGGATGTGTTCCCGCTGCAGCTTGCGAAGTTTTCTTTCTTCCCATCTCTCGAGGTTCTTGAAAACCCGTCGCATGGCTTTTATTGCAGGGTCGCGATCCCAGAAAGGGACTCCCTCCCCTCGAGCTTCGGGGTCCGGGAAACGCTTCTTTTTCACCGCACCCCCCATCTACAGGTTCAAGGCTTTCACCACTGCTTCCATATCTGGAACTAGCTCGGGAAACGCCTCTGCCGGATCGTCGCAAAACGAAACGTGTCCGAGAAACGGAACTCCTCCGGAAAAGTCTTCGATGACCGCCGGACTGGTGGCCGCGGCTTCGTCTCCAGGATCGATCGCTCCGCTGGTTACGAAACCGATCACCGGAATGAAGCGGCGTCGCAAGGCCTCG carries:
- a CDS encoding rubrerythrin family protein, with amino-acid sequence MSRSGDNLLAAFEGESQASARYLAFAETADAEGYPGTAKLFRAAARAELVHARNHLKAARRIGGTLDNVRAAIEGETHEFKEMYPDMVKDAVEEGDTEARHSFEFAMSIEMVHAKLFKKALENPAANPDAVYYVCPLCGHTVLNEPPKKCPYCGVDSAKFMEIP
- a CDS encoding DUF1638 domain-containing protein; amino-acid sequence: MRRMFEQDFGNMDVAMAKRLFTHYERSLIIPTPVMSEAVMRENIEEFNQIFGFRTEVREGTLGILDRTWEAAKNDFLGKDTLVSKTT